Proteins encoded in a region of the Mixophyes fleayi isolate aMixFle1 chromosome 5, aMixFle1.hap1, whole genome shotgun sequence genome:
- the PTDSS1 gene encoding phosphatidylserine synthase 1 isoform X1, protein MASCMRSRTLSKDDVNYKLHFRMINEQQVEDITIDFFYKPHTITLLTFTIISLMYFAFTRENTNQEDNIWKGILSVIFFFLIISVLAFPNGPFTRPHPALWRMVFGLSVLYFLFLVFLLFLSLEQVKAVMYWLDPNLRYATRESDVMEYAVNCHVITWERILSHFDIFAFGHFWGWAMKALLIRSYGLCWTISITWELTELFFMHLLPNFAECWWDQVILDILLCNGGGIFLGMVVCRFLEMRSYHWASFKDIHTTTGKIKRAVLQFTPASWIYVRWFDPKSSFQRVTGVYLFMIIWQLTELNTFFLKHIFVFQASHALSWCRILFIGIITAPTVRQYYAYLTDTQCKRVGTQCWVFGAIAFLEALVCIKFGQDLFSKTHLLYVVLWLICVAVTTFLCLYGMVWYADHCGQRQKTYSECDDNMDVPWQHVEKAAEVSSKPNGGTASSRRKHRRGKVTNGVGKK, encoded by the exons ATGGCGTCCTGTATGCGGTCTAGGACTCTAAGTAAAGATGATGTCAACTATAAACTTCATTTCAGGATGATCAACGAGCAGCAGGTGGAGGACATCACCATTGACTTCTTCTACAAGCCCCACACCATAACCCTACTCACCTTCACCATCATCAGTCTGATGTACTTCGCCTTTACCAG GGAGAACACAAACCAAGAAGACAATATATGGAAGGGCATCCTGTCCGTCATCTTTTTCTTTCTAATTATCAGTGTCTTAGCGTTCCCGAATG GCCCCTTCACAAGGCCACACCCCGCACTATGGAGGATGGTGTTTG gcCTCAGTGTCCTTTATTTTCTGTTCTTAGTATTCCTGCTCTTCCTTAGCCTTGAGCAGGTGAAAGCTGTCATGTATTGGCTGGATCCAAACCTTCGTTATGCGACAAGAGAATCGGATGTTATG GAATATGCAGTTAATTGCCATGTAATCACCTGGGAGCGGATACTCAGTCATTTTGATATATTTGCATTTGGCCATTTCTGGGGCTGGGCCATGAAGGCCTTACTAATCCGCAGCTACGGCCTGTGCTGGACTATTAGCATCACCTGGGAGCTGACAGAG CTGTTTTTTATGCACCTTCTTCCTAACTTTGCTGAGTGCTGGTGGGACCAGGTGATTCTGGACATCCTGTTATGTAACGGAGGTGGCATCTTTCTGGGCATGGTGGTCTGTCGCTTCTTGGAGATGAGATCTTATCACTGGGCAAGCTTCAA AGACATTCACACGACCACAGGGAAAATAAAGCGGGCGGTGCTGCAATTTACCCCGGCAAGCTGGATCTACGTGCGCTGGTTTGACCCCAAGTCTTCATTCCAAAGAGTGACTGGAGTGTATCTCTTTATGATCATCTGGCAG CTGACTGAGCTCAATACATTCTTCTTAAAACATATCTTTGTATTCCAAGCAAGTCACGCCCTGAGCTGGTGCAGAATACTGTTTATCGGAATTATTACAGCACCGACTGTCAG ACAGTACTACGCATATCTTACGGACACACAATGCAAAAGAGTTGGTACACAGTGTTGGGTGTTTGG TGCTATCGCCTTTCTTGAAGCTTTGGTGTGTATAAAGTTTGGCCAGGATCTGTTCTCCAAGACCCATTTGCTGTATGTCGTACTCTGGCTTATCTGTGTG GCGGTTACGACCTTTCTTTGCCTGTATGGGATGGTGTGGTACGCCGATCACTGTGGACAGCGACAGAAG ACTTATTCGGAGTGTGATGATAACATGGATGTTCCATGGCAACATGTGGAAAAAGCAG CAGAAGTCTCATCCAAACCCAACGGAGGCACTGCCTCATCAAGACGAAAGCACCGCAGAGGAAAAGTAACCAATGGGGTTGGAAAGAAATAA
- the PTDSS1 gene encoding phosphatidylserine synthase 1 isoform X2: MASCMRSRTLSKDDVNYKLHFRMINEQQVEDITIDFFYKPHTITLLTFTIISLMYFAFTRENTNQEDNIWKGILSVIFFFLIISVLAFPNGPFTRPHPALWRMVFGLSVLYFLFLVFLLFLSLEQVKAVMYWLDPNLRYATRESDVMEYAVNCHVITWERILSHFDIFAFGHFWGWAMKALLIRSYGLCWTISITWELTELFFMHLLPNFAECWWDQVILDILLCNGGGIFLGMVVCRFLEMRSYHWASFKDIHTTTGKIKRAVLQFTPASWIYVRWFDPKSSFQRVTGVYLFMIIWQLTELNTFFLKHIFVFQASHALSWCRILFIGIITAPTVRQYYAYLTDTQCKRVGTQCWVFGAIAFLEALVCIKFGQDLFSKTHLLYVVLWLICVAVTTFLCLYGMVWYADHCGQRQKTYSECDDNMDVPWQHVEKAEVSSKPNGGTASSRRKHRRGKVTNGVGKK; encoded by the exons ATGGCGTCCTGTATGCGGTCTAGGACTCTAAGTAAAGATGATGTCAACTATAAACTTCATTTCAGGATGATCAACGAGCAGCAGGTGGAGGACATCACCATTGACTTCTTCTACAAGCCCCACACCATAACCCTACTCACCTTCACCATCATCAGTCTGATGTACTTCGCCTTTACCAG GGAGAACACAAACCAAGAAGACAATATATGGAAGGGCATCCTGTCCGTCATCTTTTTCTTTCTAATTATCAGTGTCTTAGCGTTCCCGAATG GCCCCTTCACAAGGCCACACCCCGCACTATGGAGGATGGTGTTTG gcCTCAGTGTCCTTTATTTTCTGTTCTTAGTATTCCTGCTCTTCCTTAGCCTTGAGCAGGTGAAAGCTGTCATGTATTGGCTGGATCCAAACCTTCGTTATGCGACAAGAGAATCGGATGTTATG GAATATGCAGTTAATTGCCATGTAATCACCTGGGAGCGGATACTCAGTCATTTTGATATATTTGCATTTGGCCATTTCTGGGGCTGGGCCATGAAGGCCTTACTAATCCGCAGCTACGGCCTGTGCTGGACTATTAGCATCACCTGGGAGCTGACAGAG CTGTTTTTTATGCACCTTCTTCCTAACTTTGCTGAGTGCTGGTGGGACCAGGTGATTCTGGACATCCTGTTATGTAACGGAGGTGGCATCTTTCTGGGCATGGTGGTCTGTCGCTTCTTGGAGATGAGATCTTATCACTGGGCAAGCTTCAA AGACATTCACACGACCACAGGGAAAATAAAGCGGGCGGTGCTGCAATTTACCCCGGCAAGCTGGATCTACGTGCGCTGGTTTGACCCCAAGTCTTCATTCCAAAGAGTGACTGGAGTGTATCTCTTTATGATCATCTGGCAG CTGACTGAGCTCAATACATTCTTCTTAAAACATATCTTTGTATTCCAAGCAAGTCACGCCCTGAGCTGGTGCAGAATACTGTTTATCGGAATTATTACAGCACCGACTGTCAG ACAGTACTACGCATATCTTACGGACACACAATGCAAAAGAGTTGGTACACAGTGTTGGGTGTTTGG TGCTATCGCCTTTCTTGAAGCTTTGGTGTGTATAAAGTTTGGCCAGGATCTGTTCTCCAAGACCCATTTGCTGTATGTCGTACTCTGGCTTATCTGTGTG GCGGTTACGACCTTTCTTTGCCTGTATGGGATGGTGTGGTACGCCGATCACTGTGGACAGCGACAGAAG ACTTATTCGGAGTGTGATGATAACATGGATGTTCCATGGCAACATGTGGAAAAAGCAG AAGTCTCATCCAAACCCAACGGAGGCACTGCCTCATCAAGACGAAAGCACCGCAGAGGAAAAGTAACCAATGGGGTTGGAAAGAAATAA
- the PTDSS1 gene encoding phosphatidylserine synthase 1 isoform X3, translating to MASTKRMINEQQVEDITIDFFYKPHTITLLTFTIISLMYFAFTRENTNQEDNIWKGILSVIFFFLIISVLAFPNGPFTRPHPALWRMVFGLSVLYFLFLVFLLFLSLEQVKAVMYWLDPNLRYATRESDVMEYAVNCHVITWERILSHFDIFAFGHFWGWAMKALLIRSYGLCWTISITWELTELFFMHLLPNFAECWWDQVILDILLCNGGGIFLGMVVCRFLEMRSYHWASFKDIHTTTGKIKRAVLQFTPASWIYVRWFDPKSSFQRVTGVYLFMIIWQLTELNTFFLKHIFVFQASHALSWCRILFIGIITAPTVRQYYAYLTDTQCKRVGTQCWVFGAIAFLEALVCIKFGQDLFSKTHLLYVVLWLICVAVTTFLCLYGMVWYADHCGQRQKTYSECDDNMDVPWQHVEKAAEVSSKPNGGTASSRRKHRRGKVTNGVGKK from the exons GATGATCAACGAGCAGCAGGTGGAGGACATCACCATTGACTTCTTCTACAAGCCCCACACCATAACCCTACTCACCTTCACCATCATCAGTCTGATGTACTTCGCCTTTACCAG GGAGAACACAAACCAAGAAGACAATATATGGAAGGGCATCCTGTCCGTCATCTTTTTCTTTCTAATTATCAGTGTCTTAGCGTTCCCGAATG GCCCCTTCACAAGGCCACACCCCGCACTATGGAGGATGGTGTTTG gcCTCAGTGTCCTTTATTTTCTGTTCTTAGTATTCCTGCTCTTCCTTAGCCTTGAGCAGGTGAAAGCTGTCATGTATTGGCTGGATCCAAACCTTCGTTATGCGACAAGAGAATCGGATGTTATG GAATATGCAGTTAATTGCCATGTAATCACCTGGGAGCGGATACTCAGTCATTTTGATATATTTGCATTTGGCCATTTCTGGGGCTGGGCCATGAAGGCCTTACTAATCCGCAGCTACGGCCTGTGCTGGACTATTAGCATCACCTGGGAGCTGACAGAG CTGTTTTTTATGCACCTTCTTCCTAACTTTGCTGAGTGCTGGTGGGACCAGGTGATTCTGGACATCCTGTTATGTAACGGAGGTGGCATCTTTCTGGGCATGGTGGTCTGTCGCTTCTTGGAGATGAGATCTTATCACTGGGCAAGCTTCAA AGACATTCACACGACCACAGGGAAAATAAAGCGGGCGGTGCTGCAATTTACCCCGGCAAGCTGGATCTACGTGCGCTGGTTTGACCCCAAGTCTTCATTCCAAAGAGTGACTGGAGTGTATCTCTTTATGATCATCTGGCAG CTGACTGAGCTCAATACATTCTTCTTAAAACATATCTTTGTATTCCAAGCAAGTCACGCCCTGAGCTGGTGCAGAATACTGTTTATCGGAATTATTACAGCACCGACTGTCAG ACAGTACTACGCATATCTTACGGACACACAATGCAAAAGAGTTGGTACACAGTGTTGGGTGTTTGG TGCTATCGCCTTTCTTGAAGCTTTGGTGTGTATAAAGTTTGGCCAGGATCTGTTCTCCAAGACCCATTTGCTGTATGTCGTACTCTGGCTTATCTGTGTG GCGGTTACGACCTTTCTTTGCCTGTATGGGATGGTGTGGTACGCCGATCACTGTGGACAGCGACAGAAG ACTTATTCGGAGTGTGATGATAACATGGATGTTCCATGGCAACATGTGGAAAAAGCAG CAGAAGTCTCATCCAAACCCAACGGAGGCACTGCCTCATCAAGACGAAAGCACCGCAGAGGAAAAGTAACCAATGGGGTTGGAAAGAAATAA